From Pelosinus fermentans DSM 17108, the proteins below share one genomic window:
- a CDS encoding [Fe-Fe] hydrogenase large subunit C-terminal domain-containing protein, producing the protein MDHTTLNIKPRILYHVAKAAWEGTLFDRREEICTMVSEEFQDKHTRRQVANQIRIAMGLDPHDNDLVLNDYDEEALMGMSNDSIIITNPDACQSCPTEKRNCEKACPLQAITRDDLGKVSINQEKCLGEGHCIQACSFGALAEKSQFVPLINLLKQHSHPVYASIAPAFAGQFGAEVTPGKLRSALLKMGFTDVLETALYADLITMKEAFEFDEHVKTDQDFMFTSCCCPVWIKLIENKFPDLMEHISPSVSPMIASARVIKQFEPDAKVVFIGPCIAKKSEALLPDVKGAIDYVLTFQELATIFEATNIHPADQEDHEKAVASWGGRVYAYTGGVSAAVATTLEKLIPHKVQKLVSLKVDGIPDCQKLLEQIRNGQFTANFIEGMACKGGCVGGPGRLLPPEEGREHVKKYGAIALANTPVENPQVYTILARLGHDSGMPGLSGKSPMAELLSRKLVQD; encoded by the coding sequence ATGGATCATACTACTTTAAACATTAAACCACGCATTCTCTATCATGTAGCTAAAGCCGCCTGGGAAGGAACCTTATTTGATCGTCGAGAAGAAATTTGCACTATGGTATCAGAAGAATTTCAAGATAAACATACTCGCCGCCAAGTAGCAAACCAAATTCGTATTGCTATGGGACTAGATCCTCATGATAATGACCTAGTTCTTAATGATTATGATGAAGAAGCGCTCATGGGTATGAGCAATGACTCCATTATTATTACCAATCCAGATGCTTGCCAATCCTGTCCCACAGAGAAACGAAATTGTGAAAAAGCCTGCCCTTTGCAGGCAATCACTCGTGATGACTTAGGTAAGGTTTCTATAAACCAGGAAAAATGTCTAGGTGAAGGTCACTGTATCCAGGCATGCTCTTTTGGTGCCTTAGCAGAAAAATCTCAATTTGTCCCTCTTATCAACCTTTTAAAACAACATAGTCATCCTGTATATGCTTCTATCGCCCCTGCTTTTGCAGGACAATTTGGTGCAGAAGTTACTCCAGGTAAATTGCGTTCTGCACTTTTAAAAATGGGCTTTACCGATGTTCTAGAGACTGCTTTATATGCTGATTTAATTACTATGAAAGAAGCCTTTGAATTTGATGAGCATGTAAAAACGGATCAAGATTTTATGTTTACCAGTTGCTGTTGTCCAGTATGGATTAAATTAATAGAAAATAAATTCCCCGATCTTATGGAGCACATCTCCCCTTCTGTCTCACCAATGATCGCATCGGCTAGAGTCATTAAACAGTTTGAACCAGATGCCAAAGTGGTCTTTATCGGTCCATGCATCGCCAAGAAATCAGAAGCTCTGTTACCTGACGTAAAAGGAGCTATCGACTATGTGCTGACCTTTCAGGAGCTGGCTACTATTTTTGAAGCCACTAACATTCATCCTGCGGATCAGGAAGACCATGAAAAAGCAGTAGCCTCATGGGGAGGACGAGTCTATGCCTATACAGGAGGTGTAAGTGCTGCGGTAGCTACGACTTTAGAGAAATTGATTCCTCACAAAGTCCAAAAGCTAGTGTCCCTTAAAGTGGACGGTATTCCAGACTGCCAAAAGCTATTGGAACAAATTCGCAATGGTCAATTTACTGCGAATTTCATTGAAGGCATGGCTTGTAAAGGAGGTTGCGTCGGTGGTCCGGGTCGCTTGCTTCCCCCTGAAGAAGGACGAGAGCATGTTAAAAAATATGGTGCGATTGCTCTGGCTAATACACCTGTAGAAAATCCACAAGTTTATACGATCCTTGCCCGCTTAGGCCACGATAGCGGCATGCCTGGTCTATCAGGAAAAAGTCCTATGGCAGAATTATTGTCACGAAAATTGGTACAAGATTAA
- a CDS encoding pyridoxal phosphate-dependent aminotransferase — MTYSVAACHAKGKCATDKIFGANAAAAKAAAQYGKNKVINATIGAFMDEQERLACIPTVEKVFKNFSINHIIPYAPIAGLPDYLAAMIELTFADHKPEAYLDAVATAGGTGAIHHTIWNYSEIGDTILTSDWYWGPYKILCQDALRTLDTYTLFDEQQKFNIGAFSAKVREIIAKQNNLVIIINTPAHNPTGFSLSDSDWDQVLDLFKDCVKDTTKHIIPLIDIAYIDYAGEKNACRSFLKKFGNLPANILPILACSMSKGFTMYGQRTGVMIGISSNKEVITEFQSINQFTSRATWSNINYSAMKLLADIYQDKRLLAQAEQERGEYYALIRKRADIFMREAQEVNLHMLPYIAGFFITVPVENPEAVCEKLHEDHIFAVPLAKGIRIAVCAVTSEKMTGMAGKFAKAIQAVSIQ; from the coding sequence ATGACTTATAGTGTTGCTGCATGTCATGCAAAGGGAAAGTGTGCTACAGACAAAATTTTCGGTGCCAATGCTGCTGCTGCCAAAGCGGCTGCTCAGTATGGTAAAAATAAGGTCATCAATGCTACCATCGGTGCTTTTATGGATGAGCAAGAGAGGTTAGCTTGCATACCAACAGTTGAGAAAGTTTTTAAAAACTTTTCAATCAACCATATTATACCCTATGCTCCAATTGCCGGTTTGCCGGATTATCTAGCGGCGATGATAGAGTTAACTTTTGCGGATCATAAGCCAGAGGCTTATCTTGATGCCGTAGCTACTGCTGGGGGCACGGGTGCTATTCATCATACCATTTGGAATTATTCAGAGATTGGCGATACGATTTTAACCTCTGATTGGTATTGGGGACCCTATAAAATACTGTGTCAAGATGCCTTGCGTACATTGGATACCTATACATTATTTGATGAGCAGCAAAAGTTTAATATTGGGGCATTTAGTGCTAAAGTAAGAGAAATAATCGCAAAGCAGAATAACTTGGTTATAATTATTAATACTCCTGCTCATAACCCAACTGGTTTTAGTTTGAGTGACAGTGATTGGGATCAGGTATTAGATCTTTTTAAAGACTGTGTTAAAGATACTACAAAACATATTATTCCTTTAATTGATATTGCTTATATTGATTATGCAGGCGAAAAGAATGCTTGCCGATCTTTTTTAAAGAAATTTGGCAATTTACCTGCTAATATATTACCTATTTTGGCCTGCAGTATGTCAAAAGGATTTACGATGTATGGTCAACGGACAGGTGTTATGATTGGCATTTCTTCCAATAAAGAAGTAATTACAGAATTTCAAAGCATTAATCAATTTACAAGTCGAGCTACATGGTCAAATATTAACTATAGTGCTATGAAACTATTGGCTGATATTTATCAGGATAAGCGTTTATTAGCACAAGCAGAGCAAGAGCGCGGCGAATATTATGCCTTAATTCGCAAACGAGCTGATATTTTTATGCGTGAAGCGCAGGAAGTTAATTTACATATGCTTCCTTATATTGCTGGTTTCTTTATTACCGTCCCCGTTGAAAATCCTGAGGCGGTTTGTGAGAAACTGCATGAGGATCATATCTTTGCTGTACCTTTAGCAAAAGGAATTCGAATCGCAGTATGTGCGGTAACGTCTGAGAAAATGACTGGGATGGCTGGTAAATTTGCTAAAGCGATCCAAGCTGTTTCAATTCAATAA
- a CDS encoding DUF47 domain-containing protein, protein MFGLKPKEDEFFKLFVESSMVLREGAYVLQSVMNEYTQLEQKMAQISDIEHKADDINDAIIDKLNQTFITPLDREDIYSLATMLDDVVDFLQGTMQRMVLYKAGKPAPGAVQLVNVLVDCTEEMVAVFTLFKNIKGNQEKILSHTHKIADLETQGDNIYRREVALLFETCSDPIEVIKWKEILEHMEDALDHCEDIADLLRGVVMKYA, encoded by the coding sequence ATGTTTGGCTTAAAACCAAAAGAGGATGAATTTTTTAAGTTATTTGTAGAAAGTAGTATGGTGTTGCGGGAAGGGGCTTATGTGCTTCAAAGTGTAATGAATGAGTATACGCAGCTTGAGCAGAAAATGGCGCAAATTTCTGATATTGAGCATAAAGCTGACGATATTAATGATGCAATCATTGATAAGTTAAATCAGACATTTATTACACCTCTTGATCGCGAGGATATTTATTCTTTGGCAACAATGTTAGATGATGTTGTGGATTTTCTACAAGGTACAATGCAGCGTATGGTGCTCTATAAGGCTGGAAAACCTGCACCAGGAGCTGTCCAATTAGTTAATGTGCTAGTGGACTGTACCGAGGAAATGGTAGCGGTATTTACTTTGTTTAAGAACATTAAGGGAAATCAAGAGAAAATCCTTAGTCACACGCATAAAATTGCTGACTTAGAAACCCAAGGCGACAATATTTATCGAAGAGAAGTAGCTCTTTTATTTGAAACCTGCTCTGATCCAATCGAGGTTATTAAATGGAAAGAAATATTGGAACATATGGAGGACGCCCTTGACCACTGTGAAGACATTGCAGACTTATTGCGGGGCGTGGTTATGAAATATGCCTGA
- the asnS gene encoding asparagine--tRNA ligase codes for MNTVLIKNLGKHLDEEVTIQGWLYNQRGSGKVKFLILRDGSGLLQCVIVKQDIGEELFDKTKVLTQETSITVTGIVKEEPRAAGGYEMQVTGFDVINIAEEYPITHKEHGVDFLLERRHLWIRTPRQMAILRIRSEIEHAFRDFFYHRDFVLADAPIITPSACEGTSTLFGLDYHGEKAYLSQSGQLYSEANAMALGRIYCFGPTFRAEKSKTRRHLMEFWMVEAEMAYFDMDDNIKLQEEMVYYVITRVLERCTRELTILDRDVEKLKNIQLPFPRISYTEAVEILKEAGEDFTWGEDFGAPHETIISNHFGSPVFVHRYPTSIKAFYMKPDPEDPNVVLGADLLAPEGYGEIIGGGQRIDDLELLKQRIEEHHLPIEAFEWYLDLRKYGSVPHSGFGLGLERTVAWLCGLEHIRETIPFPRMLHKMYP; via the coding sequence TTGAATACCGTATTGATAAAAAATCTGGGAAAACATTTAGACGAAGAAGTCACAATTCAAGGATGGTTATATAATCAGCGTGGTTCAGGAAAAGTAAAATTCTTGATTTTACGTGACGGCAGCGGTCTTTTGCAATGTGTAATTGTAAAACAAGATATAGGAGAAGAACTGTTTGATAAAACCAAAGTATTAACACAGGAAACTTCGATAACAGTAACAGGAATTGTAAAGGAGGAACCTCGGGCAGCAGGTGGTTATGAAATGCAAGTTACAGGTTTTGATGTGATTAATATTGCAGAAGAATATCCGATTACACATAAAGAACATGGGGTAGATTTCTTACTAGAGCGCCGTCATTTATGGATTCGGACTCCTAGACAAATGGCAATTCTGCGAATTCGATCAGAAATTGAACATGCTTTTAGAGATTTCTTTTACCATCGTGATTTTGTTCTGGCAGATGCTCCGATTATTACACCGTCAGCATGTGAAGGAACCTCCACATTGTTTGGTTTAGATTATCATGGTGAAAAAGCATATTTGTCCCAAAGCGGTCAATTATATAGTGAGGCAAATGCGATGGCATTAGGAAGAATCTATTGCTTTGGTCCCACATTTCGTGCAGAAAAATCCAAAACTCGCCGTCATTTGATGGAGTTTTGGATGGTGGAAGCTGAAATGGCTTATTTTGACATGGATGACAATATTAAGCTGCAGGAAGAAATGGTTTACTATGTAATCACACGGGTATTAGAACGCTGTACGAGAGAACTGACCATTTTAGACCGGGATGTAGAAAAATTAAAAAACATACAATTGCCATTTCCACGTATATCTTATACTGAGGCAGTAGAAATACTGAAAGAAGCAGGAGAAGATTTTACTTGGGGAGAAGACTTTGGTGCACCTCATGAAACGATTATCTCAAATCACTTTGGTTCACCTGTCTTTGTACATCGTTATCCAACCTCAATTAAGGCCTTTTATATGAAGCCTGATCCGGAAGATCCTAATGTCGTACTGGGTGCAGACCTCCTGGCACCGGAAGGATATGGCGAAATTATTGGTGGTGGACAGCGGATTGATGATCTTGAACTCTTAAAACAACGTATTGAAGAGCATCATTTACCGATAGAAGCTTTTGAGTGGTATCTGGACTTGCGAAAATATGGATCAGTGCCACATTCTGGGTTTGGTTTAGGACTTGAACGTACTGTTGCTTGGTTATGCGGTCTTGAACATATTCGCGAAACAATCCCATTTCCTCGAATGTTACATAAAATGTATCCTTAA
- a CDS encoding DUF3794 domain-containing protein, whose protein sequence is MNTSNIEILGITPQSEFPICPPHYPCAQICQIDKLFLACQHDIQKILKVIVTITISSFKIINTPIGKKVVVHGFKHIKVISVIDKHCTHSACFDIPFCLFIKLKEFDAVITKICTIVEDVSVQCLKNQFLLVSSVIFACPVFKPNIPICHHENNKPCNCNKPSQDCSNIPIYPKQCGWNQIDKPNLFEKQNHHPSCPLCQNIPSEAYHTYQSYHDDC, encoded by the coding sequence ATGAATACGAGCAATATTGAAATTTTAGGTATAACCCCTCAATCTGAGTTTCCAATTTGTCCTCCACATTATCCTTGCGCTCAAATTTGCCAAATAGATAAACTCTTTTTAGCTTGCCAGCATGATATTCAAAAAATACTCAAAGTAATTGTAACAATTACGATTTCTTCATTTAAAATTATCAATACTCCCATTGGCAAAAAAGTAGTTGTACATGGTTTTAAGCATATAAAAGTTATTTCTGTTATTGATAAACATTGTACCCACTCTGCTTGTTTCGATATTCCTTTTTGTCTTTTTATAAAATTAAAGGAATTCGATGCTGTCATTACCAAAATATGTACTATAGTAGAAGATGTTTCTGTTCAATGTTTGAAAAATCAATTCTTATTGGTATCTAGTGTTATTTTTGCATGTCCAGTCTTTAAACCTAATATACCTATTTGCCACCATGAAAACAATAAACCTTGTAATTGCAATAAACCATCCCAGGATTGCTCAAATATTCCCATTTATCCTAAGCAATGTGGATGGAATCAAATCGATAAACCTAATCTTTTTGAAAAACAAAATCACCATCCGTCTTGTCCTTTATGCCAAAACATTCCTTCCGAAGCTTATCATACCTATCAAAGTTACCACGATGATTGCTAG
- a CDS encoding APC family permease, which translates to MADGQSNLQKNLGLMPAMALVVGMVIGSGIFMKSGSVILAAGDSTMALMAWVLGGSITLAAGLTVSELGVQIPKTGGLYTYLNEVYGKIWAYLYGWMQTVIYGPATIGALGLYFSSLLLPFFGISEELRLPIAVGSVFFMTGVNCLGTKYGGFIQTVATIGKLIPIALIVIFGLWKGNGQILGMTSGVTPPLGMGAAILATLWAYDGWVGVSFVAGEMKNPAKQLPMAIVFGLGIVMIAYLTMNMAIMHVLPAAEIAALGKMAASTTAGLLFGEMGGKIISIGILVSIFGALNGYILTNGRVPYAMALNKQLPASSILAKVPASVGAPVNAMLLEASLATALMIFWDPDSLTDIAMFVMWTFYVSAFIAVFILRKRYPNAKRSYSVPGYPIIPMIAILGAFYIIASMFMNKPMDAMVAIGITVVGLPVYWFVK; encoded by the coding sequence GTGGCAGATGGACAAAGCAATCTTCAGAAAAATTTAGGATTAATGCCAGCAATGGCATTAGTAGTTGGCATGGTTATTGGTTCAGGAATTTTCATGAAATCCGGCAGTGTAATTTTAGCAGCTGGTGATTCCACAATGGCTCTTATGGCTTGGGTACTAGGTGGTAGTATAACACTTGCCGCAGGGCTGACAGTTTCCGAGTTAGGGGTACAAATTCCTAAAACAGGAGGCTTATACACATATTTAAATGAAGTATATGGTAAGATATGGGCATATTTGTATGGTTGGATGCAGACGGTAATTTACGGGCCTGCAACAATTGGAGCCCTTGGATTATATTTTTCTTCTTTACTATTGCCCTTTTTTGGCATTAGCGAAGAATTGAGGCTGCCGATTGCGGTGGGCAGTGTATTTTTTATGACGGGTGTCAATTGTTTAGGTACTAAATATGGGGGTTTTATTCAAACAGTTGCTACCATTGGTAAATTAATTCCTATTGCACTTATTGTTATATTTGGTTTATGGAAGGGAAATGGACAAATTCTTGGCATGACGAGTGGTGTTACCCCTCCTCTTGGCATGGGAGCAGCCATTTTAGCTACGTTATGGGCATATGATGGTTGGGTTGGTGTAAGTTTCGTAGCGGGAGAAATGAAAAATCCAGCGAAACAATTGCCTATGGCCATTGTTTTTGGGCTTGGAATCGTGATGATCGCATATCTTACTATGAATATGGCGATTATGCATGTATTGCCTGCTGCGGAAATTGCTGCATTAGGAAAAATGGCTGCCAGTACTACTGCAGGATTATTGTTTGGTGAGATGGGAGGCAAAATTATCAGTATAGGTATTTTGGTATCTATTTTTGGTGCCCTCAATGGCTATATTCTTACCAATGGACGTGTTCCTTATGCGATGGCATTGAATAAACAATTGCCGGCTTCATCTATATTGGCAAAAGTTCCAGCTTCAGTTGGAGCGCCAGTAAATGCAATGTTATTAGAAGCGAGTCTGGCAACTGCTTTAATGATTTTCTGGGATCCAGATAGCCTTACTGATATTGCGATGTTCGTAATGTGGACTTTTTATGTTTCTGCGTTTATCGCCGTATTTATTCTTCGAAAACGGTATCCCAATGCTAAACGTTCTTATAGCGTGCCTGGTTATCCAATTATACCTATGATTGCGATTTTAGGGGCGTTCTATATTATTGCAAGTATGTTTATGAATAAGCCAATGGATGCAATGGTGGCTATTGGTATTACCGTAGTTGGTTTGCCGGTCTATTGGTTTGTAAAATAA
- a CDS encoding alpha/beta-type small acid-soluble spore protein produces the protein MSRSKKPVNPAAQKALDQLKEETAAEIGLKDYKNTYKGALSSADNGRVGGQMVRKMIQAQEQQFSGK, from the coding sequence ATGTCTAGGAGTAAAAAACCTGTAAACCCTGCCGCACAAAAGGCGCTTGATCAATTAAAGGAAGAAACAGCAGCTGAGATTGGTCTTAAAGACTATAAGAACACTTATAAAGGTGCATTATCTTCTGCTGATAATGGCCGTGTAGGTGGACAAATGGTCCGCAAGATGATTCAGGCCCAAGAACAGCAATTCAGTGGTAAATAA
- a CDS encoding pyruvate carboxylase subunit B yields the protein MSRKPVQIMETVLRDGHQSLAATRMRLTDMIPVLEQLDNMGYFALEAWGGATFDSCLRFLGEDPWERLRTLKSHLKKTPISMLLRGQNILGYNHYADDVVTAFVKKMVENGIGVIRVFDALNDVRNLEVAMKAAKESGAHVQGVCVYTISPYHTVESYIKLAHQLVERGADSICIKDMSGLLRPYIAHDLVKALKADPKVGVPIQLHTHYTSGMGSMTYLKAIEAGVDVIDCALSPFALGTSQPCTETMIAALEGTEYDTGLNRHALKESVLHFANVKKSLAADFNLKTSFDVDTNVLDFQIPGGMLSNLFNQLKEQGIEDKYQDLLEEMPRVRAELGYPPLVTPTSQIIGSMATFNVMLGERYKMVPREIKDLARGKYGKTPMPVDESVREKIIGNEPIIDYRPADDIAPQMDLLTKQLAEKGYPNASIEDILSYALFPEVALKFFEKNR from the coding sequence ATGTCTAGAAAACCTGTACAAATCATGGAAACAGTATTACGCGATGGTCATCAATCACTTGCTGCTACTCGCATGCGCCTCACGGATATGATACCAGTGTTAGAACAACTCGATAATATGGGATATTTTGCACTAGAAGCTTGGGGTGGTGCTACTTTTGATAGTTGCTTACGTTTCTTAGGTGAAGATCCTTGGGAACGCTTACGTACCTTGAAATCCCATTTGAAGAAAACTCCTATTTCTATGTTGCTAAGAGGTCAAAACATTCTTGGTTATAATCACTATGCTGACGATGTTGTTACTGCTTTTGTAAAGAAAATGGTTGAAAATGGTATTGGTGTTATTCGTGTATTTGATGCACTCAATGATGTGCGTAATCTTGAAGTAGCTATGAAAGCTGCTAAAGAATCTGGCGCTCATGTACAAGGTGTATGCGTATATACAATTAGCCCTTATCATACTGTAGAAAGCTACATTAAATTAGCACACCAATTGGTAGAACGTGGTGCAGACTCTATCTGCATTAAAGATATGTCTGGTCTGCTCAGACCTTATATTGCTCACGATCTAGTTAAAGCTTTAAAAGCAGATCCTAAAGTAGGTGTGCCTATTCAACTTCACACTCACTATACAAGCGGTATGGGCTCAATGACTTATTTAAAAGCTATTGAAGCTGGTGTAGATGTAATTGACTGTGCACTGTCACCATTTGCTCTTGGTACTTCTCAGCCTTGTACTGAAACTATGATTGCTGCTTTAGAAGGTACTGAGTATGATACTGGTCTGAATCGTCACGCACTCAAAGAGTCCGTTCTCCATTTTGCCAATGTTAAGAAAAGCTTGGCAGCTGACTTCAACCTCAAAACGAGCTTTGATGTTGATACAAATGTTCTTGACTTCCAAATTCCTGGCGGCATGCTTTCTAACTTATTCAACCAACTTAAAGAACAGGGTATTGAAGATAAATACCAAGATCTTTTGGAAGAAATGCCTCGTGTTCGTGCAGAGCTTGGCTATCCTCCATTGGTTACACCTACCAGCCAAATTATCGGTTCCATGGCTACCTTCAATGTAATGCTCGGCGAGCGTTATAAAATGGTACCACGTGAAATCAAAGACTTGGCTCGTGGTAAATATGGTAAAACTCCTATGCCGGTTGATGAATCTGTTCGTGAAAAGATCATTGGCAACGAACCTATCATTGATTATCGTCCTGCTGATGATATTGCACCACAAATGGATCTTCTTACTAAACAGCTTGCTGAAAAGGGTTATCCAAATGCATCAATTGAGGATATTTTATCCTATGCATTATTCCCTGAAGTGGCTTTAAAATTCTTTGAAAAGAATCGTTAA
- a CDS encoding inorganic phosphate transporter: MPDTLIIFVVLLALAFDYINGFHDTANAIATSVSTRALTPRVAVWMAAMLNFLGAMYSTGVAKTIGSDLVKSAQMVNQHIIIAAIIGAIFWNLLTWWKGIPSSSSHALVGGVVGAVLVSTGYEALKIEGILKIVAALICSPVIAMITGFTVMTVLLWIFGRKAPSRINPKFKKAQILTAAMMAFSHGSNDAQKAMGIITLTLVSTGYLTSLDVPIWVKLSAATAMGLGTAAGGWRIIRTMGSKIFKLEPISGFASDLNSSLIIFGATLLHLPVSTTHVVSGSIMGVGTSKRISAVHWGVAQQMLMAWILTIPCTALVSALAYKVMSLFF; encoded by the coding sequence ATGCCTGATACATTGATCATTTTTGTCGTTTTATTAGCATTAGCCTTTGACTATATTAATGGATTTCATGATACTGCTAATGCTATAGCTACATCGGTGTCTACACGAGCATTAACACCAAGGGTTGCAGTATGGATGGCTGCAATGCTTAACTTTCTCGGTGCTATGTACAGTACAGGCGTTGCTAAGACAATTGGCAGCGATCTGGTAAAGTCGGCGCAGATGGTGAATCAGCACATTATTATTGCAGCGATCATCGGTGCAATTTTCTGGAATTTGCTAACTTGGTGGAAAGGGATTCCTAGTAGTTCCTCTCATGCTTTAGTAGGCGGAGTCGTTGGTGCAGTATTAGTTTCTACAGGTTATGAGGCGCTTAAAATAGAAGGTATTTTGAAAATTGTTGCTGCCTTAATCTGTTCTCCAGTCATTGCCATGATTACAGGATTTACCGTTATGACAGTTCTATTGTGGATATTTGGCAGAAAAGCTCCATCGCGTATTAATCCTAAATTTAAGAAAGCACAAATATTGACAGCAGCCATGATGGCTTTTTCCCATGGATCAAACGATGCGCAAAAGGCTATGGGGATCATTACTTTGACCTTAGTGAGTACAGGCTATTTAACCAGTTTAGATGTTCCTATCTGGGTTAAGTTATCAGCAGCTACGGCTATGGGATTAGGTACGGCAGCAGGTGGTTGGAGAATTATCCGTACCATGGGCAGTAAGATTTTTAAATTGGAGCCGATCAGTGGCTTTGCCTCAGATTTGAATTCTTCATTGATCATTTTTGGTGCAACATTATTACATTTGCCAGTAAGTACAACACATGTGGTTTCAGGATCTATCATGGGGGTAGGAACTTCAAAACGCATTAGTGCAGTTCACTGGGGTGTAGCGCAGCAAATGCTCATGGCGTGGATATTAACAATTCCTTGCACAGCTTTGGTAAGTGCCTTGGCTTATAAAGTCATGTCTTTGTTTTTTTAG
- a CDS encoding nucleoside kinase translates to MKKKQITLSFANGEIGLYDSGTTLLDISQVVQKRYTTPIVAARVDNEIRDLQYKVVSDCSVEFLDLHTDSGIKVYQRSLTFVMITAVSELFPLGEVTVEHSLSKGLYCELHIGEAVTINHLELITRRMQEIINADRPITMKSIPIAQAVALFEATGQSEKVKHLKQLNRKNVRVYYCGNTYDYFYGTMTPSTRHLKIFELRQHAAGFILRFPEKESPDQLPAFVPQQKLSDIFLEAERWGAILECGYVATLNEYVENGKIKDIMRVAEALHEKKIAQIADFVAEHKEVRLILVAGPSSSGKTTFAQRLTVQLRVNAMRPVALSLDNYFVDRDRTPKDEKGAYDFEAIEAIDLELFNDHLCKILAGEAVSVPSFNFINGQREYRGNIIQITKDQPLIIEGIHGLNERLTAAVAREHKVKIYISALTQLSIDNHNRIPTTDGRLIRRIVRDSQFRSHDALTTLNMWHSVRRGEERNIFPFQEDADIMFNSALIYELGVLKKYAEPLLQKITADQVAYSEATRLLKFLSYFQDIDDCEIPTNSILREFIGESCFHE, encoded by the coding sequence ATGAAAAAAAAGCAAATTACCCTTTCTTTTGCAAATGGTGAAATAGGCCTGTATGATTCTGGAACAACTTTGTTAGATATCAGCCAGGTTGTACAGAAGCGATATACTACGCCAATAGTAGCCGCCAGAGTGGACAATGAGATCAGAGACTTACAGTATAAAGTAGTCTCTGATTGTAGCGTTGAATTTTTAGATTTACATACGGATTCAGGTATCAAAGTTTATCAGCGCAGCTTGACTTTTGTAATGATTACTGCCGTGTCTGAATTATTCCCATTAGGAGAAGTTACTGTAGAACACTCATTAAGTAAGGGTTTATATTGCGAGCTGCATATTGGTGAGGCAGTTACGATAAATCATCTAGAATTAATAACAAGGCGTATGCAAGAGATTATTAATGCAGATAGACCCATAACTATGAAGAGTATTCCTATTGCGCAAGCAGTAGCCTTATTTGAAGCCACTGGGCAATCTGAAAAAGTGAAGCATTTGAAGCAATTGAACCGTAAAAATGTTCGGGTTTATTATTGTGGCAATACATATGATTATTTCTATGGCACGATGACGCCGAGTACAAGGCATTTGAAAATATTTGAATTAAGGCAGCATGCCGCTGGCTTTATTTTACGATTTCCCGAAAAAGAATCACCTGACCAATTGCCCGCCTTTGTACCTCAGCAAAAACTATCAGATATATTTTTGGAGGCGGAACGCTGGGGTGCTATTTTAGAGTGTGGTTATGTAGCTACATTAAATGAATACGTAGAAAATGGTAAGATTAAGGATATTATGAGAGTCGCAGAAGCATTGCATGAGAAAAAAATAGCACAAATTGCTGATTTTGTAGCTGAGCACAAAGAAGTGAGATTAATTTTAGTGGCAGGTCCTTCTTCATCAGGTAAAACGACCTTTGCTCAGCGTTTAACTGTTCAGCTTAGGGTGAATGCTATGCGGCCTGTAGCACTATCCTTAGATAATTATTTCGTTGATCGTGACCGAACTCCCAAAGATGAAAAGGGGGCCTATGATTTTGAGGCTATTGAAGCTATTGATTTAGAACTTTTTAACGATCATTTATGTAAAATATTAGCTGGTGAGGCTGTTAGCGTGCCTTCTTTTAATTTTATAAATGGTCAGCGGGAATATCGGGGAAATATCATTCAAATTACAAAGGATCAACCTCTTATTATTGAGGGGATTCATGGGCTCAATGAAAGGCTCACGGCAGCTGTTGCCAGAGAGCATAAAGTAAAAATTTATATTAGTGCGTTAACACAACTATCCATTGATAATCATAACCGTATACCTACTACTGATGGACGACTCATACGAAGAATTGTCAGAGATAGCCAATTTCGGTCTCATGATGCTCTGACGACTCTCAATATGTGGCACTCTGTTAGAAGAGGTGAGGAACGGAATATTTTTCCCTTCCAAGAAGATGCAGATATTATGTTTAATTCAGCATTAATTTATGAACTAGGAGTTCTAAAAAAATATGCAGAACCATTATTGCAAAAAATCACAGCAGATCAGGTAGCTTATTCCGAAGCGACAAGGTTGTTAAAATTCCTTTCCTATTTTCAAGATATTGATGATTGTGAAATTCCAACGAATTCCATTTTGCGAGAGTTTATTGGAGAATCATGCTTCCATGAGTAA